The genomic stretch TGAATTGATTTAATTGTGCTTAGGTGGATATAagtgacgactatttgactaaccgagtaagagaactcgtattcaaataatcgaggagaggagtgTATAACTCAAAGCCATCCCCtttttcatttccaaatgaaatggtacTTGATAGTGATTgggtattttaatttgatttggataaatatactcgacattggatcgaggttttaatttggtgtttatgaatgaaatgaattttatttagtgaatCGATCAATTAACGATCAACTAcgtctcattgtaagaaagcccaagagtaagctatgtgaggttgatggcgatgcttaaaagcgatcgacttacaaaggtgtttgagAATGAGCTCAACTTTGAATCGAAAATTGTGGTTTGTGtttttttgaaattggtttggattGACGATTAAATCGAGTTAGTTTGAAGGGATTATGAATTGATGATGAGATAAGTCGGCCCATTTTTATTAACaaaaattaattgattaaagtTCGATTGACTAAATTAAATAAGATTAGGTATCAAAATTATTTACTTAAATCAAATAGTCAAGTTAATTTAGAATCGGTAAATAGTAATAAAATAGTTGGCCaaaatttattaattaatttattaaagAAAGAGTGTTTAAGTAATGGTATCACTTTATTTAATCGAATCAGTGTGCTCAAACCGGTTTATGCGAGATAACAACGATTAATGTTATTCGCGAAATCCGAACGCGGTGAAAATTATTCTATTGATGTATTGTAATTTTGATGGTATATCGACATGAATTTGTCGAGTCCGTTGGATAGaaaaaatttgattttattgCAGTGTAATAAAATAGAAACTAGCCAATCTATTTACATAGctaaaaaaattatttaaaacGTGAGGTACAAATACAAAGATGATAGTGTCTAACTTAAATAATTGGACCACCCATTCTTAATGAGAATAAAAATGGAAAGTCTCTAAAaataatcatcaataaataaTAACCATAGAATagataaaaaaaaaaagagtaaaaGTATGGACGGAGGCACCGCCTCTCCTGTCATATTATGGGTAATACTGACCATTTCAAAGCTCTAGTAAATTTTTCAATCATAAACAATTTGGCTAATGACTAATTTAAACAAAAAAACACAGGGAGTTAAAACAAAGAGGACCCTAACACATAACAACTCAAATCAATATCCATTTCCAAGATTAACACATTTAAACAATAAACCCCTATACATCTTCACCATCATATTGAGAACCACACAAAGTCGAGATGGAATTGAAAATTACCGATCTTGAATGACGGTCCTAGCTGTTTGCGATTGGAAACGGGAAAACTTCTTTTCTTCATGAATGCAAATTTAACCGCAATTTCAGAATTTATATACACATCAGATTATGCTGCCTTACTCATTCCCAGATATGGCCTTCGATTCATGGTTGCTCTTAGTGCATCAGAAGTAATGgtgaaagagaaaaataaaacGTGGTGGTGGTGAGGCGCGTTTCATTGGTGACGGAGAACAGCGGCTGCAGCAGGAGTGCGGAGGAACGAGAGGAATCTGGTAGCCTGAGAGTTATTCTGATCATCAAGGAAAAGATCCTCAGGTGCGCGGAATGCTCCATGGATACAAACAACAGCAACGCCGAGCATTAAAGCTGAGACGAGAACAGAACCAACGTTGGTGAGAAACACAATGATAATTGTGAGTCCTGAGAGAATCATTAGGGTTTCGAAATCAGTGTAAGTGCGACCGATGGTAACGAGAGGATGATCGGAGGGACGAAAGAGGTAGAGAAACGTCCACGAAGCGAGGAGGCCGACAAGTAGAATGAGAGAGAATGGATTCGTCAGGAGAGACACGGCGAGGATCCCGGCGATGATGGCGTAGTAATTGACACGGAAGTATGAGTAATTCTTGCGGACACGGAAAGTCGCTTCGGAGAAGGATTTAGGCTTCGAGAATGCGGATCTGTCGACGAGTTCCGTCCAAGGGCAGCGTAAGGCGAGGCCTTGGTAGAGAGACTTGGGGAGGTTGTTAAGGAGAACACAGACGGCTGAGGAGTTGGCAGGAACATCAGATCCGGTGGCAATGACGGTGGATCCGATTGGTGGAGGAGAGCGAAAGGTGAGGGTTTGCTTTGTGAGGTTTTTTGTGGAAGAAGATTCGGAACGGTGGAGATGGTGATACCGGCAGAGGTGGTTACAGGGTGAGGAAGAAACCGAAAGAAGGGAGAAACGAAGGTGTGAGGGCCGGTGGATGCGCGTTGTGGAGAAGAAAAAAGAGGAGTTTTTCTTGTTTGtgttttttcttttcttgttttcGTCCAAGAGAGAGTATTTTTGGAGAGAGAGTGATTGGGTATTGTATGGTGAATCCTCTCAGAAAAAGAAACGCGGTTGGCAGCTTTTGAGGAAGAAGAGGAAAAGCACCTTTTTTTTGTCCTTTCCTTCCTTTTTAATTTTCATTTATCCTATTTTCTTTTTATCATTACCGTAGGAGGATGAGAGAGTGTTGAGTGCGTGAGAGATTAGCCTTCAACTCTCAAACACTTCCAATTATTTCCTCCTCTTATCAATTGATACGTGGCCTGGAAAGAGGAGAGAAAACTTTGATTGCTAGTTGTCCTATGAGTGGTGTGTGACACCGGTTGAACAGGGATCCTCCAATTGGTGGGATcattattttaatttctgatttaatttaaagaaacaaataaaatacATCATATTTTATTATTTGTTAATGAATAAAAACAAGGATAATGCACGTGATCTTTTAATTAAATCCGAATCGACGGTCCAGATTAAATTAAAGAAGCACAAACAAATTTAAAATGTCAAAAGATGTCTGTTTAAGGTGATTTAATCGATctaaaacaatttaaatcaaaCAAATTAAATAAAAGTCACATCTTTATAAATGCACgtgataaaaataaaaatgagaataTGGAAgattctatttatttaatttgaatattttgacaaaagaataaaattaaaatgactaaaaatgaataaaacTCGGGCAAAAATTCTctcgaaaaattaaatcagatgcactaaaatgatcagcacgaaatatacttattgaaaaaatacagtgtttcttttaattttgaaataaattttcaccggttaaaaggctcaggcgggtcaaaacgcaaccGAAATAGCCCCTAAAAAATATGACGggcacaccaggttaaactatgTGAACTGTAGGTTAATGATACCGACGtctgtaattttaattttgaaactttttacccactgattttgcatgttcttgagaaacgatttaaccaatttgtctgtattttcaataaatttattccgactgatattttaagtattattcatgatggaatgcatgtcatgttgtgcatatgatgaagatttaaaatgcccggacaaaattagggtatgactaggatcttaaaatacttactaaacaacaaaaacccaaaaaaatgtttgtgtggactgttgggtttgatctgaacttttggacttagaattaggtaaCATTCCATGAGCaaaaaagacttggccaatgccaacatttatgagaccaagttattgtgatttgagctttcatctgatgtaagtattgggatccacatgaattcatttgctacatgatcttgatgcaactgttattttaATCTTGTGTCTAATACcttattctgagttgatcaaagAGTATTTTTTCTGATacataagaagacaaagaagacttctagctatgggatttccttgcttggatgtggctatatttatttgatgccttgatcttcatgatgcttgatattgctaattgcttgctgataattgtttgattcaaagtccaaagggaaagtgggttttctatatgacattcttgtctattgaattgcaccccattgttcagatctttttaactcttaacttttgattttatgcttaggattagtctcttaatctcctcccacttcttaagtttcaaaatctctcccccttttcaaaaactttctttgcttgtgatttcaaaacttagacttcattgcaaattagaaactttggccttatgccattggatttttaaactcttttcttaaatcaaacttttaagtgaacttaaccatattgacttaaaacttcaaaagacaaaaataactaacactcattcaaacttttgtGTCTTTTGTAcctcttttaaacttaacttttgattaaaagcaatccactcattttgaaattgataccacgaactacgaggttttgatccctcatttttatgttggtacgtaggcacgagaccgaaggtcttgtcaaacacaaaaatataattaatgaattcttttctcatcctcacactctatttgttgcaaacatcccttataccaaaaacacatacacacataaaaagggctccctaggacactttgggtgcgaacactttccctctgtgtaaccaaccccgttacctgtaatctttggctttttcttagttttgatttgaaaacatcttatctttgggttttgttcgtacttttcccttttcctttgaaaacaataaaagcgcggtggcgactttggttttattaacattaagtttatccatagcttaatggtcatgaatttaccgctacagtaaTTAAGTAGTGACTATGTcggggagtagtcctcagtgggtttagcctacttttttatgtgtgtatatatTTTTATACTTGGCCATAATACTATAGCATACTTGGCCAATAGTACCCCGCCCTAAGTATCTTTCCAGATAGAGCTCTTCCCCCAATATGACTTTCGCACACTCCTTCATGTACTTTCTTCATTATGAGCCCTGCTTCTTCTTCAGCGAAACATCTCAGCATCGGGGAAGATCTACATATCTTGTATAGTTGGTTAGCTACCATGAGGTATCATGAAGATATCCTTTTGATGTTTTGTGGTTCAGTCTCCTTATTTGGAAACTTTCCCTGAGTCAGATATTAAATGATGGGCGTCATCCAAACCCTTCCATTTTCTAGTACCATCACCTCTTCCACTTCCATGCTCGGTGCTTCCAAAGTTTCTTGGACAACCGCCCTATTTAACCCATGGCTCTTGGGGCTGGCTAACCGGGCTAGCAAATCGGCGTTGGTGTTTTCTTCTTGGGGAATATATGTTACTTCAAATTTTGTGAACCCCTTGGTTAATTGCAGAGATCATTGTAGGTACTTGAGTAATAATACATCCTTTTTCTGATACTCTCCTCTGATTTGACTAGCAACCAAATGCGAGCGATTCAAACCAACAAGTGAGAAACTATGACTTCCCTGGCTAGCTTCAAAAATGAAAACCATAGCTTTgtatttttctttattatttttgGCATGAAAATTGAAGCAGAGACTGCTCTAGTATTAATCCTCTCAGTCCTTCTAGTACTATTCCTACTCCGCTACCCTTGAGGTTAGATGAGTCATCCACCGATATGATCCATTATTCAGGCACTTCTCTGGGGTAGGCAATCTCAATTCTATTAAGATATGTGCCAATACTTATGACTTGATGTTGTTTCTGGGTGCATATGTGGTGTCATATTCGGACAGTTCTACCGCCCAGGCTACCCTTCTTCCTGCCAGATCCGGTTCTTCAAGATTCGTTTTATAGGATAATTCATATTTATTATGATAGGATGTCCCTGGAAATATTGTATGGGTTTCCCAGAGGTAGTCACTACTTCCAAAACTAATTATTCGATCTTCTAGCAATAGACTTTTGCTCCTTTGAGGAATTTGTTGACAAAATAAACTAGTCTTTCGTCTCCATCATTGTCTTGAACTAACACTGAGCTAATCGCCCTCTCAGATACTGCTAAATACAAGGTAAGGGGTGAATTTTCCTTATGATAGACCAAAATCCGTGGGGCACACAGGAACTCCTTCAACTCTATAAATGCCTTCTCACATTCTTCCGCCCACTTGAACTCTGTTGACTTCTTTAAAGCCACGAAAAATTGTATGCACGTGTCGCCTGCACGAGATGAAAATCGGGATAAGGCAGTTAACTTGTCGGTCAGCTGCTGGACTTCTTTTATAGATGTCAGGATTCTCATTTCAATGATTTCCTAGCACTTGTAAGGGTTTCCTATATTCTTGTGTCATCATGAAGCCTAAGAATTTGTCGGCTTGTACCCCGAAGGTGCACTTGTCAGGATTAAGTCTCATATCGAACTTCCTTATTAATTCAAAAGTTTCTTTCAAGTCATCTACATGCTTTACTTCTTCGTATTTTTTGACTAACATGTCGTTAACATACACTTCAAGGTTTCTTCCTATCTGGGATGAGAATACCACATCCATAAACCTTTGAAGCGTAGCCCCGACATTTTTTAGACCAAATGGGATTACTTCTTGGTAATAAGTGTTTATGTCGGTCATGAATGTTATTTTGGGAGCATCAATCATGTTTATCCGTATTTGGGTGTAGCCTGAGTAGGCGTCCATGAAGCTAAGAAAACATAATCCGGATGCAGCATTGATCAATCTATCAATATATGAGAACTGATAGGGGTCCTTCAAGCAGGCTTTGTTAAGATCGGTGAAGTCTACGCACATACGCCATTTTACCAAATTCTTCGCTATAATAACATTTGACACACAAGTAGGATATTTTATCTCCAGTATGAATCTGGCCTTCAAGAGCTTACCAACCTCTTCTATGATTGCATTCCTTTTTTCTTCACCGCTCTTTCGCTTCCTCTGTATCATAACTTTTGATTTTGGGTTAAATGAGAGATAATGGCACACAACATTTGGGTCAATCCCCTACATGTTCGATGAGTTACATGCAAAAAGGTCGACGTCATCTCTCACTATCTTGATGACCTGAAAGATATTCACTACCGATTTGCACCTTTTTTAATTCTCTAATTAGGGTCAAGATATTGTCTTGCGGATCTCCTTGAGGATGAAGGTCCACCAAGTTTACCCTTAAAGTGATATCCGTGATAGGAAGCTCCTATTTAGTCTTCTTTTTCAAATTTAAATTATCTGTATATCATTTCCTAGATAATCCTTGATCACCTTTAATTGTTCTGGCCTGTCTGCCTTCTAGGTGATACTCATGGTTAAACAAAGGATGGATAGTATAGATTCCAGAACATTGAATGTAGGCCTTTTAATGATGATGTTGTATGGTGATAATGTGTCCACTATCAGGTATCTCACCTAATGTCTTTTGCGTTGCTTCCACTTCTAAAGATGGTCATGATAGGTAGGTGTCTCAATACCTGAACTTGTTCCCCGAAGAAGCCGACTAGGATAGCCTTGAAGGGTAATAACTTGGAAGTATCCATGTTCATGCCTTTGAAAGCATCCCAGTGTAGTATGTCATCTGGACTTCTCAAATTGATCAACACTCTCTTGACTCTCAACTCATGAATTTGTACTTTTATGAACATTGGTTCATTCTCATGTGCCAGAACCGCATCTGTGTCCTATTTTGAAAAACCAATGACATCAGGTCTTCCTTCCTTTTTAGATAATGGATTATGTGACACATGCATTACTGATTATCTGTATCTTTTTTTGTCCTAGCTTGTTTCTCCTCCACCGGAGAAGCCCCCCAAGATGGTGTTGAGTGTCTGTCGGGCCATCTGGGTTTCACAAATTTCCTCAGTGTTTTTTCCCTTCTTGGTAGAGAAATTATTTGAGTTTGGCTCCCTCTTGGAAGGAATTATCTTTCCTAGTGATCCTTCTTCCTCCTTTACATATGATAGTAACCGGCCCCTTTGGATTAAGATCTCAATTCCTCTTTTAAAATGTTTCCATTCTTCAGTATGATGGCCTCTCAAATGATGATAGGCGCATCATGCTTCTTCATCCTTCCTTAGCACCACATTGAGCCTCTTGGGATGAGTAGGTTTTGGTATTATCTTGAGATGATACACTTCTCATAAAATATCAGCATGCATTTTATTGAAAGTTGTGAAGTTATCATATGGTCTCCAGGAAGGTTTTATTGTCGCCTTTCCCTTGACCAGCGCTTGTGGTGCTTCTTCCTGGGCCAAATCCTTCGTGACTAGGTTGTATCTTTCCTTTAGTGTCCCGAGACCTTTTCTCTCTGTTCATGACCTCTTCCATCTTGGTGGTCGGCTTATGCACTAAAGATTCGTTGAAATGACTGGCCTTTAGGCCATTTTGGAAAGCTCATACGAACATCACTTGATTTGGATGGGAGACTTTTATGGTCTCTTCATTAAAATGTGCCATATATTCTCATAGGGACTTAGAAGGTCCTTGGAGGATGGTTAACAAGCTAGAGGTAATCACCTTTCTATACTTGCTATCGGATAACTCTTGTACCATCTTCCTAGTTAGGTCTTATTGGGCGATAATTGATAGTCTAGTAAGATGGTTGCTCACAGATGTGTCTATCGGATAATAATTGCAAGTATACATTTTATCGCCTAGTTTTAAAAGATTGTCAAACCCATAGAGACTAATAATTAAACTAATTTTATTTATCGTTGCAATACAAAGTTAAGGCTAAAGGTTAAAAGGATACGAACGAAAATATAAATGCTAATTGCTGAGGTTTGAAAATGATGATAAAACGGGCCCGAAATATGGATTTCGTGTTCCTAAGGGACTTTGTAGTATTCAGGTGATAATTACGATTAGATTAAGTTTCGTAGAAAGTATTGGTTTAAAGACTCCGTCTCACACTCTCGCACTATTGACTAAAACCACACCTCCAAACCACAGGATTTTGCTCTCGCTCACGCGTTTCAATTAGACAGCATATTTTGAAAACTAATGAGctcctaaagcgctctcgctgttTTTAGGATCGATGCCTAGTTTCCACTATTCGGTTCCTTCCTCACACTCTCACATTACCGGCTAGAACGTTAGTTTGTTCTTCACTCTCGTATCAAAACAATGAAACGTATAATTAGAAACTAAAACCAAAACATAATTTAATCACAATTTCGCGCTTATTGTTTCTACTGAATCCCATCGGTAACGACGCTCCTCATACATAGGACTCAGACAATTTTAGCAATACATAATTATAATTAGAAATAACATGACCAAAGCAACTAAACTTAAAAATAGCATGGCATGTAATGTCGTAAAGGCAATAACAAGTATAAACATTAAAGCAGTAAAAACTTAAAATTAAAGAAAACGAAAACTTGAATTGAAATGAAAATGCTGGCATGCTTGTTCTTGATCCAAGAGTACAatataaataaaatgaaaaaaagtGTGACAATCCCTCAATGTGAGTTATTGTCACTTTTACAGGTAACTTTATGCCTAAGACTATGAAGCAAATTCGACCGAGCTTCCGCACAACTTAGATGCCTTTGAAACATCTAGAGGAGTCTTATTTATAGAGATCTCCCCCTTGTACTTCCTCTGGTCATACCAACAAAGTGGAGGGAAAAGAAAGTGGGAAAAAAGTTGAGAAACTACTACCCCGCAGAAAACTACTTCTGCATGATATTGGCAAACGCCATTAGGGGAATTGCGAACGCCATTGCCTTGGTCATTAAATGACGTGGCATGCATGGAAAATGGAGAACTCCATATGCACACGGCGAACACCATTTAGCAGAATGGGAAAAATCTTGTTCTTTTACTTCTCTTTTGCTCCTTTTTCGATTTGCTTTAGAATCCGCACTAAATCTAGCTGACAACTGCAAAACTAATAAAAATGAACTAAAAGGTGATAAAAGATATTGAAATAAATACGAATAACATGCGACATAAGCCTAAAAACATGATACGATTTATTATTATCATAAGACTCATGTACCAACGCAATGGCACATATTTGAATGTTCCTGCCATAAGTTTGTATTTTAGGGAGTCGGAATCTCCAACTATTTCCATTTGATTACTATTTCATATTATGTGCTCCTAAGGATCACTTTTTCCATCGAAGGACGGCAAAGGTGGTGGTTTGAAGTTTTTTGGTACTTAATCGCCCCAAATTTCTTCTGAGAGAGGTTGAGAGTCAAGGAGTTCCTCATTCTCTTCCTCTTCCTTAGTATTTTGTGTCTGCTACAATGTATGGACACTTTCTTGTAGAGATTCCTTCTATTAGCACATGTTCTCTATAATTGATAGAAGTTGTGCCATGTTTGGTGGGGTGTGAGATTTTCTCCTGCTAGGTGATAACCCAGACATTCTATAGCTATAGTGAAAATTAGTAATGTCttatgacagctggttagatctccttagaaaataagtaaatcaggttgtaatccatgattgaatgcgcctgcaaatcagatattcaatcatacatagattgccaataattgtgcaatcacaaaacaccagacattcacactgaatgttctgtgtacaggatgtcatgacatcgggtctgacatcctggaaaaatcttgcataatccaataattccttttataacttccagcaggtacaaccatatcagatgcaatgaccttgtgtatgtcatctgaaataatcctgcatgaacatgtctttcatttaagctccagcaggtacatccaatatcagaagccatggcattgtatgtggcattttg from Lathyrus oleraceus cultivar Zhongwan6 chromosome 7, CAAS_Psat_ZW6_1.0, whole genome shotgun sequence encodes the following:
- the LOC127102046 gene encoding PRA1 family protein B1-like, with translation MSPDTAEESIDLEEESSEEEDDTLVNLQTLTFRSPPPIGSTVIATGSDVPANSSAVCVLLNNLPKSLYQGLALRCPWTELVDRSAFSKPKSFSEATFRVRKNYSYFRVNYYAIIAGILAVSLLTNPFSLILLVGLLASWTFLYLFRPSDHPLVTIGRTYTDFETLMILSGLTIIIVFLTNVGSVLVSALMLGVAVVCIHGAFRAPEDLFLDDQNNSQATRFLSFLRTPAAAAVLRHQ